Within the Malus sylvestris chromosome 4, drMalSylv7.2, whole genome shotgun sequence genome, the region aaaagcaaaagtatcccatatcatgctttttccctatcttttcctttggccttgttcttacttgcaagacaaggagaaagagaacaatcagtcagcacttggaatcaagcttctagtcaggaactgactgcctggaacccattgcctaattacttacctgacattgctctcgagtactcatcttcaacatcttatgcttctagagaagataccacatctgcctgatgaacagatagggaaaagtgagaaggatacaaggaagcatgtggagacaagcgtaacagaacacgtgcttatacatccactactttgtcaacagcaaaagtatcctatatcatcagggtcgaacgtactctagatttgatggacttgttttgacgctcaaattcttgagtcgaccttatactctggaggaaaccagaaaaccctccaacccagttcaagaataagcctgtggaaagttacttcttaaaaaacaaaaatatctcatatcatctattctacatttgcttcttcttatccttgttgctgtttacgacacaaggagaatgagaataatcaaccggaagccgaagtcgaacctccgatccaggttgcttgcttggaagtttgattgcttaccttgtttgttacctcattcggcaaatctcctagctcggcgacttgggggactcctactatagggtttgtatcgcacttgaccaagcccaaaactacaggtaagcttcaagtgaaattgatacattaccttgtgcatcttcatcggttaaagataccacccctggatggaggaaaagtacttccagagaagaggctatatctacatatgagacagataaggcaagtgaaaatgataccacacttcggtacttagaagtttcgtgattactcaatggcttggatcttacaagtccctaaccgaggagcttccctcactcgggaacttaggggagcactgtttgtaccatacttgaccaatcctgaaactactgagcaccggtcaacgttatgccgccaaggacccagaagagtttccctcaaaccaggaggccaatcacagcacgacacgtgtcgatatcagaagccaatcataacgcaaCATgtatcaacatcagaagccaatcacaacacgacacgtgtcaatgtcagaatgaaactagaaacttttttctataaatagagatcattctctcacaatatttccgaatgtcatttgtactaaatcattcactagtactcactaaaggagagcttgaacctatgtacttgtgtaaacccttcacaattaatgagaactcttctacttcgtggacgtagccaatctgggtgaaccacgtacatcttatgtttgcttccctgtctctatccatttacatacttatccacactagtgaccggagcaaactagcgaaggtcataaacttaacactttctgttgtaccaaagtccttactgattttgtgcatcaacagagtgATTAGGTTaacttgtgaaagaaatttACCAAGATGCACAACATGAGTCTAGGATCACAGTCGATTTCGCATCCTAAAACAAGATGACTTGCACGTGAAGAAGACATGGCTGCTAAGGTTTTCAGAAGATTGTCTTCCACTCTTTCCCCTACATTAGTTGGACTTATACTTTGGTGAAAGCCTTTCAGAAGATTGTTTTCCTCCTATCAGCTTGCCTTGCGAAATTGAAGGATGATCCATTGTTAGCCGTTGATATTGATGAATTGTGTAAAACACAGAATCAGAATGTCATGACTGATGTGATGGACGTCACTGAGTTTGAAGAGTGATTAGATGATTTTGGGATGTGAAAAGTTTCTAAAATGACATTTCAGCTTAGCTATTTCAACATGCTTTTAAGTCGTTGTGAAGTAGTCGTGTATTATGTAGAATGGTTTTGTATAGAGTAACCTGGTTGTATGCAATGACGAAGCTACATAGGGGCAAAGAGGGGCAACCGCCCTTCCCCTCGCCGGAAATGAAGCCCAGGAGTGAGTATCCGCCTCTCCTCTCGCCGAAAATGAACCCCTGTTTTCTGCTGCTGCGTGCTGCAATTCAGTTTTCTGAAAACCCCAAGCCAAACGGTGTCGTGTTGGacgtagaaaaaagaaaaccccCTTAAGTAGAACGGTGTCATTTGTATTCATTGAAAAACGTAAATAAATAAGACTGACATATGTGACCACTCTTCCAAATTAACCTTATTAGAGCCCCCACGAACCAGCTCGAGAAGATAAGCCAACCTTCAAGCCACTACCCAGATTCCCTCTTCGCGCATTCGCCCTTCCCCTCCAAGTTTCAGCCTTCAAGCCAAGCCACTGCCCAGCTTCAAAGGCTTTCAAAGCTTACCTGAATTCCTCTCCAAAACTTGACAACAACAATATATAAGCTTATAGCTTACCTAAATTCCTCAAAGTTGGCTACTTAATCTCGATTGAACCTCCAAATGACACGATTGAAGTCAAGAACACTTGAAACATGAGATTAAAGTCTAGTTTGTATAAAATTccgaattaaaaaaacaaaattccaAACCTGATTACATGTCCAAATCCTTTACCTAAACTTGTTTGGCTTGACTCATTGAATCCGTAGGCGAAAACCTTTTGTCAAATCGACGAGCAAAAAGAAAGTTACGAATTTTCAATGACTTTTTTTTAGGGAAAACGGAGGGAAGCTGAGCTTTCCGGAGAAGCCGAGATTGATGAGAATATGAAGAACCAGATAGCATTCTGGTTTAAAAATTAAACCCACGTGGCTGACTAAATTTGTATCTTTTGGGACTTTGTAACGTGGTGAAACTAGATTTCACCTCATAAGCAATTATGAAGATGCATTGTAATTTttcatcattaaaaaaaatagtgataTTTTTGGTGAATTTCGAGAGTTATGAAAATTATAAGTTAGTGTATAAACTTCTTAAATTGGTTTTAGTGTTACCGTTGCAACCGTTTCAGTGGAAAGAGCATTTTCTACTATAACCattgtgaaaacaccattgcGTAACAAAATAGTTGATCAATGATTGAAGGATAGCAtagttgtttacattgagagatatttttgcttttattgataatgacaATGAGCATATTATACGACGTTTTCACAACATGAAACGTCGCCAAtaacaattgtaatttgtttgtattgataaattatgatCAACATTAATATTGTCTACTATATATCTAAATGGATTTAGTTGTCTACATTTTTGTGACCTCTTACCCTTTTATATTTCGCCCCTCCCCCCAACAAttcgtggcttcgccactgattGTATGATATTGCATATGTAGTACTAGTAGTTGAAAGCACTTCCAGTTCCTTCTCTCTGATGAATTCTTTTAGACTGCATTTGGACAAGTGTATTAACATGAGGCATTTAGTTGGATTGCCTAATTCAAATTGTATACTTGGTTAAATCTCATTATTCTATATTTGAAGTGGTTTAGAGAGTAATTGTGAAAGAACCCGTTAACCTAGTTGTACAATGAACAAAGTTGGAACTCACAACTTTTTTGGGTCGTGCCATTGGGAAATAGAATAGCTGCAAGTTTGATGAATGCATCTAATTAGACTACTTTCAAGTACATTAATaatattgtactaatgaatCCTAGCTATATagtctaaaatatttcaattgaagtagtttgtcatactaattaatatttaagataaagttaaaaaataatttcttttaaaaataaagtatattcagtaattcacctttatttgttaagaaaattaatttaatggCATATCTTATACcctttttttgtcatttcacaCAGTCACTGCTGTTTTATATAAATGTTTACCAAATACTATAATACtactttttcttcaaaaaatacttttacaaaaaagtttaccaaacaatctgctgctttatttcataactgcttattctcacagcacagcagaaacaattttttttttcaaagcacaacaataccaaatcagcccttaattatagtgttttattatttttcccccaaattaattatagtgttttatTGTTTATATTATTGTATGTTGTTCAATAGTATTGATGTTACAACGTTAGTACGTCCGCTTTCATATAGATTTCAGGACCAGAGCGTGACATTTCGCCCTTTCATGGGATCCCTTGCTTCTTAATTCCACGTAGCAAACTCAAAACACCACTCCCACAAAGTGTATGATAAAATGATCCGGGGAAGTCCAATTTGCATGATTTTTAAttctttcaattctattttGTCATTAGAATTTGGAAGTGTTGTTATAGAAGACTCTCTTCTTCCATATTTGGCTATGCATGTAGCTTCAAAGACTTGAACTTTCATCTGCatgctttttcatttttccctgTACAAACTTTTTAGTCCAAATTTCTGCTACGTTTTCCTGGAAATTGATATCATATAAGATATAAACAGAGAGATCAATCACTCTCATTTCACTACATTCTTTAGCtaaatttttctctcttttgcaaATATTTAGGGTTAACAAAACAGACATACTTCTTATGCAAAAATATCATTATATCACCTATACGTAGACCTGACATTTTAGATCAATACGTTAACCCGACTCAACCCACTTGGTTAAAATTAGCATTTTAGTGGATGCTTAATGAATCAGGTCGTTAACAGATGAACTTGTCCTattaaataacgggtcatttTGGGTCTACCCGAAACCTGTTAACAATCGTTAGTTGAGGGTGTACATGTAATTTACTACAGAAGACTTAGGAGCAAGTTGAGTCGGTCATTTCTTCAAACATGTGATAGGGGTGTAATGAAAGGAGAAATTGGTATCTTTGACGAACCGATGCGCGTGGGTGATCAGGCTTCAAGACGACGATGTGGAGATGGAAATCCACCCTCATTAGTAGAGAAGACATCGTATAATCGCAATCCAAGAATAAGGTTGATGTGTTTTCTATActaataaatttttagtgaaatatttaaaataaattgaaaaaaatttaatagaTTGGGTTTGAGTGAAATATCTAAAAATTTAGCTAAAGAGAGAAAAATTTATTAACAATTCTTTAGCTAAATTTTTCTCTCAATTGCGCACCAAGCCGCCACCCCGCCCACCACCCAGACCTGTAAACAGGCCAATTTTATTGAGTTTAGATTGGTTTTAACCTAACCCGTTAAGTTAATGAGGTACTTTAATTTAACCCATTAAGCTAACAGGTTACCTAAATTTAACTTGTTATGCTAATAGGTCACCTGTTAACATtcattaacaatttttttttttagatatttaatccaacggttacaaacagagagcccctttaaagttataataattataaccgtttgATTAAAATCCAACTGTCCACATTAGTGGATCCCGAGGATTTGCCTCGGAGGGCATCCAATTCCGAAGAGAAGAGGGAAAAGCACTACCCTAGACTTTAGATGATTTTAAACGGTTCAGATTAAATATTCTTTATCTTCGGGCACCGAAAATTCCCGGTGGAGGACCCAAAACCCGTACGCCTACCTCTCCAAAGACACAAGGTAGTCGTAGTCGTCCCTCCCGTCTCCCATACCCTGTGTGCTGTGCTTTTTCCATGCCAGAAATCTCCCGGGAGGCCACACACCGTCGATTCTCCGATCCCTCAAGTCCTTCCCTCAAGGTATTCGCTTCTCTTCACCCCCTCATGCTTTGATTCTTATATACATCTTTATTCTGTTTTTTATACACTCTATTTGCtgtttggttactgagaaaGTATgggaaaaattaaaagaaaaaagaagagaattaCGCacgtgattttttttatttttttttggggggtttATGTTTTGGCATCTTGATGTTTAGAATTTCGATTTGATTAGTTTAATTTTCTGTTATCTTACTAGAAATCTAGCATTTCCAATTTGTGGGATTGAGGATTTTGACGCTGAcccttgtttttttcttttctagggTTTATAATTTGCTTCCAATTTTCAGCACTCGGCTTCATGTGTACGTAAACCCCATTTCTACATTGTTCTAGGTCATACCCAATCCGGTATCGAGCGTTAAGTGCTACTTGTAGCTACTGCTGGAGTGTGTGTTTTCTAGGTTATATATCAAAAGATGATAGGGAATTCGTTGGTCCAAGTTTCCACATGCCCCACGATGTTGTCTTTGTCACGCATTTCTGCAAATAGTTTGCCTTATCTTCCTTCAAGATCACCAACAAAAGCAACCCGGATAAGAGCTGCATCGGCAGAGACAGGACATAGCCAACAACCCTCCTCTTCTTCTGAGAAAAAGAATCCACTTGCAGTTGTTTTGGATGTCCCTCGGACTATTTGGAGGCAAACATTACGACCGTTGAGTGACTTTGGGTTTGGTCGTAAAAGTATATGGGAAGGTGGGGTAGGATTGTTTCTAGTTTCGGGTGCAGTTCTCCTTGCACTCAGTTTGGCTTGGTTACGGGGGTATCAATTGAGGTCTAAATTCAGGAAGTACTTTGCTGTGTTTGAGTTCACTGAAGCTTGTGGAATATCCACTGGAACGCCAGTGAGGATTAGAGGGGTCACTGTAGGCAATGTTATCCGTGTTAACTCTTCCTTGGAAAGTATTGAAGCTGTTGTCGAGGTATGCTTCAGTGTCATAATAATCCATTTTCAATGCTGAATGAAAATACAGTATTAGTTTTTTTGACCTTAATGAGATTACTGTTTTTGTAGGTTGAAGATGATAAAACTGTCATACCTCGAAATGCACTGATTGAGGTAAACCAGTCGGGTCTTCTCATGGAAACTAGAATTGACATTACACCTAGAGACCCGCTTCCAAATATTTCAGTTGGGCCTCTTCATCCtgaatgtggcaaagaaggtcTGATTGTATGCGATAGGCAAAAGATGAGAGGACATCAAGGTGTGAGTTTAGATGCATTGGTAGGTATATTTACTCGTCTTGGACGTGAAGTGGAGGAGATTGGTATAGCTAACACTTATTCACTCGCTGAACGAGTTGCTTCCATGATAGAAGAGGCAAAGCCACTGCTATTAAAGGTGTGATGTGCCCCTTTATGTTTTCTTCTTTAGTTGAGAATTATCTATGTTGATGAGGATAATTAGGGCCATTCATTTACATATTTTTATCAATCTTGGATGAGGACCTATTTGTTCCAGAATCTATTTGCttcaaaataaatttgaaaggCAAAAAGTGTAGGGACTTCCATCAGCCGTTTGGCACGAGACAAAGATTAGGTTTTCCTCTGGCACAACTGTGCATTTGTGGAAGGTCCTGGAAGACATCATTTACATATAACAATGGCAACTGCAATAGGGGTTTACATATCTTCCAGTTTTCTGAGGCTGCATATCTATTAAATaaagtttctttttttcttttggtctgATCTGTTGAATAAAAGTTGAAGTTACCTGTAAAATTACTGCACAGATACCAAAGTTTGTTTGCAATGGGTGGTTCGCAGATAGGAAGATACATGCAAATAAATCTATTTGAATTGTTTACCTTCGTGGCATGTATTCATGCTGTTTGTgtatttaagattaaaaaaaaatcaaattttctgTTATTTGTCATCTCATTCATTTATCTAACACTTTATACTAATTTTCAAAAGATTTCCAATTAAGATTCTGAGTCATTTGTGAAACTATGAGGCTTTTTGGAAGAGTTGTTTGGAGTTATAGATTCtcattgattaattgaatttaaGTTTTCAAGGcatgaatttgtttttttacaCAGGTAGACTTCTGTTGGCATTAAAAGTAAACATAATTTTCCCCTTTTAGGTTACTAGAATATCTCTTCTCATAAGAAACAtaatttgattaaaaataaaaagaacaataCAGATACAGGGGACAATATGAAATCCATCTATTGGCATACAACGATCCTTTATGTGTGTTATGTAGAAAAGTACTCGTACATAGCTTGAAATTTAGATTGCAGGACAATTTAACTTGTTTTGTGTTCCAGTTCGAGCCAATTTGGAACTCTTATATGGATCTTCTTATATATTCTCTTGTTGCTGATGCCCATTTGTCTAGACATGATTGGTTACATCATGGCAgtattttctgattttatgcACTGGAATTAGTGTCAATTTGGTAAACACAACAATGGTCGATACAGCCATTCTGCAGAAGCTATAAATCACCTATGTTGCATTTGTATATCAATCAGTATGCGTGCCTGTCTGTCCACCCATATGCATTGGTGTACACTGGATGTTCACTTGCTTCTTACAATTTCCAGTTAATTCATATTTTTACTATACATTCAATATGTTCTCATGCACAAGTATTTGGCTTTGATGTAGTGATCTCTCAGATCCAAGCCATGGCTGAAGATGCTCAACCTTTGCTGGCTGAGTTTCGTGATAGTGGGTTGCTGAAGGAAGTTGATAGTTTGACCAGAAGCGTTACGCAAGCCTCGGAGGATTTGAGGTGAATTTTAATCTGTATTGATAAGAAACTCATTAATCTTCATCATCTATCTTTTATAGTCTCCTACAGGTTAGAATGTGAGATCCAACCCAAAACCTATAGGAACTTGGTGGAGAGGTTCAAGATGGTTTAAACTATTAGGGAATAGTTCCCCGATTTGTGGGATTCACAATCTCAACAATGTGGACAACCTCTGTTTGAGGGCTTTTCATATAGATAGTTTAGAACATTCTTTGGTGTCTGTTGCAGGAGTTGAAATgcatgccattaattttggcgTGACTCTGGGttcttatttttcatatttatttcCATGGTAGTTAGCTCACTATATTTAGTAATTATGCGTGTTCATCTTTGTGGTGATGTTTGTTTGGGTGTTCTAGGTAATTGGTTCTGGACAACGCTGGGTAATTCTCTAATTTCGTACTCTCTCATCATGTTTACGGATACTAGAATATGAACAGTATATTATCAGTGTCATGGTACACAGTAAGAAGTTAAAGAGGCTGCCCTGACAGTTTTTTCTAATAGTGTTCTGCTGCATTGTGATTTCTCTGTACCCAATAGACATGCATTCTTTGAAAGGAAAACttcttttaaaggaaaacttcaaaacttttgagttttaatgataaggacaaaataaaggtcaagtgaatagtaccatgattgactttttagtgtaaaaatgtggtttttcgttaaagtgaacagtatcggaagcttttcattaaagttcccttcttTTAATTAATACCACTATGTTGTAGAGTCTTCATTCACTTTCAATTTTGTCCACCATCACCACTTGCCTACCTGCCTGCCACAGCTGATTTCATTATCCCTTCACACACTGCATTATGCCGTCTTTGTTACCATCCTTGAGCAATGACATCTACTCATAACACTCACAGTGCTTCCCTACAAGTTCATTATCATCAACACTTTCCCTGTAATCTGGAGTTTGGAATCCAAGATGAAAGTGTATTATCGAGCTATTTGTAGAAATAGTTAAAATTGTTCTTGGGAAGTACAAGTGTATTTATAGGAAGCTATTATAATTTGTAATAATAATTTATGTGTTTCGGAAAAAAGCACTTCCTCTAGAAATTAGAATCATTCCCAGCGGCCTTAGAGACTGGTTGTTAGTGTTCAGACTGCAGAGATTCTGGTCATAATATGGTTTATTGAGTTAGTTTTATGATGACCTTTTAAAATATAtcccaaatcgtttgattttcCAATGTCATCTGCAGAAGGGTGCATTCAGCTGTTATGACTCCTGAGAATACAGAACTGATTCAGAAGTCCGTATACAGTTTGATTTTCACTTTGAAGAATATTGAGGTGATCCTAGTTGCCAAACACTTAAATTTTTTTCTCCATATTCtgtggcttgtttttcttcttatcTTTAGAGTTAAATGTATTTATCATACGTATCTgttttcttgtttaatttttctACAACTCATCCACCTTTGCAGAATATAAGCTCTGATATTCTGGG harbors:
- the LOC126619341 gene encoding protein TRIGALACTOSYLDIACYLGLYCEROL 2, chloroplastic isoform X1, with the protein product MIGNSLVQVSTCPTMLSLSRISANSLPYLPSRSPTKATRIRAASAETGHSQQPSSSSEKKNPLAVVLDVPRTIWRQTLRPLSDFGFGRKSIWEGGVGLFLVSGAVLLALSLAWLRGYQLRSKFRKYFAVFEFTEACGISTGTPVRIRGVTVGNVIRVNSSLESIEAVVEVEDDKTVIPRNALIEVNQSGLLMETRIDITPRDPLPNISVGPLHPECGKEGLIVCDRQKMRGHQGVSLDALVGIFTRLGREVEEIGIANTYSLAERVASMIEEAKPLLLKIQAMAEDAQPLLAEFRDSGLLKEVDSLTRSVTQASEDLRRVHSAVMTPENTELIQKSVYSLIFTLKNIENISSDILGFTGDEATRKNLKLLIKSLSRLL
- the LOC126619341 gene encoding protein TRIGALACTOSYLDIACYLGLYCEROL 2, chloroplastic isoform X2 translates to MIGNSLVQVSTCPTMLSLSRISANSLPYLPSRSPTKATRIRAASAETGHSQQPSSSSEKKNPLAVVLDVPRTIWRQTLRPLSDFGFGRKSIWEGGVGLFLVSGAVLLALSLAWLRGYQLRSKFRKYFAVFEFTEACGISTGTPVRIRGVTVGNVIRVNSSLESIEAVVEVEDDKTVIPRNALIEVNQSGLLMETRIDITPRDPLPNISVGPLHPECGKEGLIVCDRQKMRGHQGVSLDALVGIFTRLGREVEEIGIANTYSLAERVASMIEEAKPLLLK